From a single Lolium rigidum isolate FL_2022 chromosome 7, APGP_CSIRO_Lrig_0.1, whole genome shotgun sequence genomic region:
- the LOC124678989 gene encoding spindle and kinetochore-associated protein 1 homolog: MDAAAANPASSSLEAVATAFRSRVNELQDLALARNMYPATAVTDLAAVDASVTAMEAQVQAIRRRLQEELDAIPKAKKLVEKSLKQQQKLQHMLANMPSGMREDIVATPLEQSSARMLPECFSFNTPAEFLDSDFKIKDEPVAAPKKGKGAAPRWYISTGELDSLSSYMRGRLTLEKVNIAINEMATYADANAHLVACPKKKLSEDTWERALELRDIAATEAAKGKHFFLEADIKGPGLKLDHTGKSILTVLRHLGRIHETRIGHHRVFILAKQR; encoded by the exons atggacgccgccgccgcgaacccCGCAAGCTCGTCACTGGAAGCCGTGGCCACCGCcttccgctcccgtgtcaacgagCTCCAGGACCTCGCCCTTGCCCGGAACA TGTACCCGGCGACGGCGGTGACCGACCTCGCCGCCGTGGACGCCTCGGTGACGGCCATGGAGGCGCAGGTGCAGGCCATCCGCCGCCGCCTGCAGGAGGAGCTGGACGCCATCCCCAAGGCCAAG AAACTAGTGGAGAAATCCTTGAAGCAACAGCAGAAGTTGCAGCACATGCTTGCAAACATGCCATCTGGGATGCGTGAGGATATCGTTGCTACTCCTCTGGAACAGAGCTCGGCAAG GATGTTGCCTGAGTGCTTTAGTTTCAACACACCTGCAGAATTTCTGGACTCTGATTTTAAGATTAAGGATGAGCCAGTTGCAGCTCCCAAA AAGGGGAAAGGGGCAGCACCTCGTTGGTATATATCCACCGGGGAGCTTGACTCATTGTCATC GTACATGAGGGGGAGGCTTACACTGGAGAAGGTTAACATTGCAATAAACGAGATGGCAACATATGCAGATGCTAATGCTCATCTTGTTGCATGTCCTAAGAAAAAG TTATCTGAAGACACATGGGAAAGGGCTTTG GAACTAAGGGACATAGCTGCCACTGAGGCAGCGAAGGGGAAGCATTTCTTCCTGGAAGCTGATATAAAGGGGCCTGGGCTAAAGCTTGATCACACAGGCAAATCTATCCTTACC GTCCTTCGTCATCTTGGCCGCATCCATGAGACTCGGATTGGGCATCACCGGGTCTTCATACTAGCGAAACAACGCTGA